The Apium graveolens cultivar Ventura chromosome 11, ASM990537v1, whole genome shotgun sequence genome has a window encoding:
- the LOC141696102 gene encoding uncharacterized protein LOC141696102, translating into MARRTYTNALAIGTQNENIIKTKENDEKQVVTLNGDKKIHVTSNLHPLYLSNIDHPGLVLISKKLIGTDKFGLWSMTTVLSAKNKLGLVNGTLPKLNDDSPLKNQWERVNDMVISWILNTISDDIKNGMDFVQSAQEVLKELHEQFSGINGHRVYQILKDLHALEQYD; encoded by the coding sequence ATGGCAAGAAGAACATATACAAATGCTCTTGCGATTGGTACACAGAATGAAAACATAATCAAAACTAAAGAAAATGATGAAAAACAAGTAGTAACTCTAAATGGAGATAAGAAAATTCATGTTACTTCCAATCTACATCCTCTCTATCTTTCTAATATTGATCATCCTGGCTTGGTGTTGATTTCTAAGAAACTAATAGGGACTGATAAGTTTGGACTCTGGTCTATGACCACTGTTCTTTCTGCTAAAAATAAGTTAGGACTTGTTAATGGCACTCTACCCAAACTGAATGATGATTCTCCTTTGAAAAATCAATGGGAAAGAGTCAATGATATGGTTATTAGTTGGATCTTAAACACGATTTCTGATGATATTAAAAATGGAATGGATTTTGTGCAATCAGCTCAAGAAGTATTGAAGGAATTACATGAACAGTTTTCTGGCATAAATGGTCATCGAGTTTATCAAATTTTAAAAGATTTGCATGCTTTGGAACAATATGATTAG
- the LOC141696103 gene encoding protein SMALL AUXIN UP-REGULATED RNA 12-like codes for MANKFNIRSKSSGKKKKGIVKLKGVVEKLQKSLLLGKKSYDEGEVPKDVKEGHFAVIAEEEDEMERFVVPLTYLSHPTFLSLLEQAADEYGFDHGGALTIPCRPADLQKILAQEMDKMLARAHVN; via the coding sequence ATGGCAAATAAGTTCAATATTAGAAGTAAAAGTTCGGGTAAGAAGAAGAAAGGAATTGTAAAGCTTAAAGGAGTAGTAGAGAAACTACAAAAGAGTCTTCTTTTAGGTAAAAAATCGTACGATGAAGGGGAAGTTCCGAAAGATGTAAAGGAAGGGCATTTTGCAGTGATAGCTGAAGAGGAAGATGAGATGGAGAGATTCGTGGTGCCGTTGACTTATTTATCTCATCCAACATTCTTGTCATTGTTGGAACAAGCTGCAGATGAGTATGGATTTGATCATGGTGGTGCTCTCACCATTCCGTGCCGGCCGGCTGACCTGCAGAAGATACTGGCTCAAGAGATGGATAAGATGCTAGCTAGGGCTCATGTAAACTAA